The Daphnia carinata strain CSIRO-1 chromosome 2, CSIRO_AGI_Dcar_HiC_V3, whole genome shotgun sequence genome has a segment encoding these proteins:
- the LOC130686707 gene encoding uncharacterized protein LOC130686707 encodes MRIPSIKMIPTSTILWVCLVGLHFHLVSALQECQIDSDCSSPDVYCLDGYCDGHCIPCENFLRQPPYLGGCAKNKEDCGSCVPGAAPEEHVGFQHSFRCEMIHESAPIDSGMIPQWFAWTATGLASVLFIWVVFRCIRRIRRIRRTKKSNSEQQLLP; translated from the exons ATGAGGATTCCAAGCATCAAAATGATTCCAACTTCAACAATCTTGTGGGTTTGCCTTGTCGGGCTGCATTTTCACCTTGTCAGCGCTTTGCAAGAG TGTCAAATAGATTCCGATTGTTCTTCGCCTGATGTCTACTGCTTGGATGGCTACTGTGACGGACATTGCATCCCTTGCGAAAACTTTCTACGACAACCCCCTTATTTAGGTGGATGTGCTAAAAATAAGGAGGACTGCGGCTCGTGTGTCCCAGG AGCTGCCCCAGAGGAGCATGTAGGATTCCAACACTCCTTTCGATGTGAAATGATACATGAGTCTGCTCCCATTGATTCTGGTATGATACCGCAATGGTTTGCTTGGACGGCTACCGGCTTGGCATCCGTCCTTTTTATATGGGTCGTCTTTAGGTGCATTCGTCGTATCCGTCGCATTCGTCGCACGAAAAAATCTAATTCAGAACAACAATTGTTACCTTAG
- the LOC130686694 gene encoding uncharacterized protein LOC130686694, whose amino-acid sequence MSLSLLVNISPSSSVPILGHLELGARHREENSEDGSSSAGLAEGGLPEQNELTSREIRISLNNHDDVYSQIWQAIQQDPSLGVTELKILPNEIVSKSGRAWVRNGGKLSYDCKWLTNDKGCRKCEPKIFLNSPRQASSNRRRIFQGFHEYDIPVAIERTEMTADLITEIEREFRILRELDSHENFIRYFSYETDERNDFVYIATELCLCSIADIFEQKSVNVPLKTAILSSLTAKGILFQATRGLAYLHQNHFVHRNVKPSSFLVKEVQSGSGSVRYAIKITDFRLSRMLDPDKDLSGTVASEGWESPESRRKNQPLHQSLDVFILGCFYYYILAGTDDVDATPSHPFGNSEGARLMNIPNSKYFVYKEKWQPSGLPNETAIALIKQMIQFDEKQRPSLSQVLDHEYFRPPIKEHYPIYDSNKPGLCVIFNQEYFSTLPHRAGSEHDWKSLKRIFLKLGFDVDVHHDLMSYDIKGEMTKLAARNFSQYGCLVVCLLSHGIENAIAGFDGHYVNTNKLKYKFSYNFCPSLYGKPKIFIVQACQGDLEQSQTQVVPLTFPGSDSAEGNKESTVQLSPASAAIKYMSNCFKSFNVKEHKLNRNPPIMDFMTIKSTIPGFVSLRNACTGTYFIQALCQKMEEEYLISACDGLLPDDKNIRDLEGILRGENGVQSTMNNKIQNKEYRQTISCETYLRKYIVFRRSNQIVFTDDDAKDNDSESSNRRLAERNNFFVNNSAR is encoded by the exons ATGTCACTGTCGCTGTTAGTGAATATTAGCCCATCTTCAAGTGTTCCAATTTTAGGGCATCTGGAACTAGGTGCCCGTCACCGTGAAGAAAATAGTGAGGATGGTTCATCCAGCGCTGGACTGGCCGAGGGCGGATTACCAGAACAAAATGAGTTAACTTCTCGTGAAATCCGTATTTCTCTTAACAACCACGACGATGTTTACAG CCAAATTTGGCAGGCGATTCAGCAAGATCCATCGCTGGGTGTGACAGAGCTCAAAATTCTTCCCAATGAAATTGTTTCCAAAAGTG GTAGAGCTTGGGTACGAAATGGTGGCAAACTGAGCTACGACTGCAAGTGGTTGACGAACGATAAAGGATGCCGGAAGTGCGAGcccaaaatatttttgaactCTCCAAGACAAGCATCGTCCAATCGACGTCGAATTTTCCAAGGTTTTCACGAGTACGACATTCCAGTAGCCATCGAAAGAACAGAAATGACGGCCGATTTGATCACTGAAATAGAACGTGAATTTCGCATTCTACGCGAATTGGATAGTCACGAAAACTTTATTCGCTATTTCAGCTATGAAACGGATGAAAGAAACGATTTCGT GTATATTGCGACCGAGCTGTGCTTGTGCTCTATTGCTGATATCTTTGAACAAAAATCCGTAAATGTTCCGTTGAAAACAGCCATTTTATCATCGCTAACGGCCAAAGGAATCTTGTTCCAGGCAACCAGAGGACTTGCCTACCTTCATCAAAATCATTTTGTCCATCGTAACGTAAAGCCGAGCAGTTTCCTTGTGAAGGAAGTACAGTCGGGCAGTGGCTCGGTTCGTTACGCAATCAAAATAACAGATTTCCGGTTGAGCAGAATGCTTGATCCTGATAAGGACTTGTCTGGAACTGTGGCATCGGAAGGGTGGGAATCCCCGGAGAGCCGACGCAAGAATCAGCCACTTCATCAGTCCTTGGATGTGTTTATTCTCGGTTGTTTCTATTACTACATCTTGGCTGGAACAGACGATGTGGATGCCACGCCATCTCATCCGTTTGGTAATAGTGAAGGCGCACGCCTCATGAACATTCCCAATTCGAAATACTTTgtgtacaaagaaaaatggcagcCATCAGGACTACCGAATGAAACTGCGATAGCTTTGATCAAGCAAATGATCCAGTTCGATGAAAAACAGCGGCCAAGCCTATCGCAAGTACTCGATCATGAATATTTCCGGCCACCAATCAAGGAACACTATCCGATATACGATTCTAATAAGCCAGGCCTTTGCGTTATTTTTAACCAGGAATATTTCTCCACG CTTCCACATCGGGCTGGAAGCGAGCATGATTGGAAAAGCTTAAAACGCATTTTCTTGAAATTGGGTTTTGATGTTGACGTTCATCACGATTTAATGTCGTACGATATCAAAGGCGAGATGACAAAACTGGCAGCTAGAAATTTCTCGCAATATGGCTGCCTAGTTGTTTGCCTCTTGTCCCACGGCATAGAGAACGCTATTGCCGGCTTTGACGGGCATTATGTCAACACTAACAAGCTCAAGTACAAGTTTTCTTATAACTTTTGTCCTAGCCTGTACGGCAAACCGAAAATTTTCATCGTACAAGCTTGCCAAGGAGATCTGGAACAGAGTCAAACACAGGTCGTACCACTAACCTTCCCAGGATCAG ACAGCGCCGAAGGAAACAAAGAATCGACCGTGCAGCTGAGTCCTGCATCCGCTGCTATCAAATACATGTCCAATTGCTTTAAATCCTTCAACGTCAAAGAACACAAGCTCAATCGGAATCCACCTATCATGGATTTTATGACCATTAAATCAACTATTCCGGGATTCGTTTCCTTAAGGAATGCCTGTACAG GAACCTATTTCATTCAAGCCTTGTGtcagaaaatggaagaagagtATTTAATCAGTGCGTGTGATGGCTTGTTGCCGGATGACAAGAACATTCGGGACCTGGAGGGGATTTTGAGAGGAGAGAACGGTGTTCAGTCCACCATGAACAACAAGATACAGAACAAAGAATATAGGCAAACGATTTCGTGCGAAACCTACCTCAGGAAATACATCGTGTTCAGGCGCAGCAACCAGATAGTCTTTACTGATGACGATGCAAAAGATAACGACAGTGAATCCAGCAATCGCCGACTCGCAGAACGAAACAATTTCTTCGTTAACAATAGCGCTCGGTAG
- the LOC130686699 gene encoding battenin-like isoform X1: protein MSYSHADEIDHTVPYEDETEVTTQKEKPRNLIAYWLLGLCNNYAYVIMLSAAHDILSEDFQGNSTNPTPSPIVNNNSRDCNPVSTGAILLADVLPSLAMKLTMPFLLTHVRLRVLIVIALSSASFLLVSFSTAQWQAFLGVVFAAISGGLGEVTFLQYSSKYDKNVVSTWSSGTGGSGLFGALSFAALTTAGLSARKTVLLMLVVPALMAITFFFILDHAKRRIKSRDNSDSEPLIEESQSGVKEHTPPISMRSKCRMLPRMARFIIPLGLVYLFEYFINQGVFELIYFKGIWLDHHSQYRWLQVDYQLGVFLSRSSVNLFRVNAIWLLAVLQFVNVILLTTEAIFLYIPSIWVVFTIVFWEGLLAGAAYVNTFYRVAHETIPQEKAFAMGITSLAGSVGVSTAGALAVPFHQYLCSLPLINRISKW, encoded by the exons ATGAGTTATTCACATGCCGACGAAATCGACCACACAGTGCCGTACGAAG ATGAAACAGAAGTAACgactcaaaaagaaaaaccccgTAATCTGATTGCCTACTGGCTTTTGGGCCTTTGCAACAATTATGCATATGTCATTATGCTGAGTGCTGCCCATGATATTCTCAGTGAAGATTTTCAAGGAAAT AGCACAAATCCTACACCAAGTCCAATAgttaataataattcaagGGACTGCAACCCAGTTTCAACTGGTGCCATTTTACTTGCAGATGTCCTACCAAGTCTAGCTATGAAGCTTACGATGCCTTTTCTCCTAACTCATGTCAG GTTGAGAGTTCTAATTGTGATAGCATTGAGCAGTGCAAGTTTTCTGTTGGTTTCATTCAGCACTGCTCAGTGGCAAGCATTTTTGGGTGTTGTGTTTGCCGCAATTAGTGGTGGACTTGGGGAGGTTACCTTTCTCCAATATTCATCAAAATATGACAA GAACGTAGTCTCCACCTGGTCATCCGGTACTGGCGGGTCAGGACTTTTTGGGGCATTATCATTTGCTGCTTTAACTACCGCCGGCCTTAGTGCACGAAAGACAGTTCTATTGATGTTAGTAGTACCGGCATTAATGGCAATCACGTTTTTCTTCATACTTGACCATGCAAAACGGCGCATAAAATCACGTGACAATAG TGATTCCGAACCTTTGATAGAAGAGAGTCAATCTGGTGTTAAGGAGCACACTCCGCCAATCAGTATGCGATCCAAATGTCGAATGCTTCCGCGAATGGCTCGCTTTATTATTCCTTTGGGATTGGTTTATctgtttgaatattttatcaaCCAAGGAGTG TTTGAGTTGATATATTTCAAAGGCATATGGCTGGATCACCATAGCCAATATAGATGGCTACAAGTGGATTATCAGCTTGGAGTTTTTCTGTCCCGTTCCTCCGTCAATTTGTTTCGGGTAAACGCCATTTGGCTTTTAGCTGTTTTACAG TTTGTAAATGTGATTCTCCTGACCACCGAAGCAATTTTCTTGTACATTCCTTCCATATGGGTCGTCtttacaattgttttttg GGAAGGACTCTTGGCCGGCGCCGCCTATGTAAATACATTTTATCGGGTAGCCCATGAG ACCATTCCTCAAGAAAAGGC
- the LOC130686695 gene encoding uncharacterized protein LOC130686695 — protein MKPDNRQENGGDGSSSAGLAEDGLPEQDEPTSCQIRISLNTNNDVYSKIREAIRRAKSLGVVSKSDRFKGRAWVRNRGKLSYDCKWLVNNEGLRKCEPKIFLNSPRQTSSNRRRIFQGFHEYDIPVAIEKKLIREDLLSKIEREFRILRELNIHENFIRYFCYETDETNDFVYIATELCLCSIADIFEQKSVNVPLKTAILSSLTVKGILFQATRGLDYLHQNHFVHRNVKPSSFLVKEVRSGNGSIRYAIKITDFRLSRMLDPDKDLSGTVASEGWESPESRRKNQPLHQSLDVFILGCFYYYILTGTDDGDARPTHPFGDGEGARLMNIRNSKYFVYKEKWQPSGLQNETAIALMKQMIQFDEKQRPSLSQVLDHEYFRPPLKEHYPIYDSNKPGLCVIFNQEYFSALPHRAGSEHDWTNLKCIFLKLGFDVVVHHDLMSYDIKGEMEKLAARDFSQYGCLVVCLLSHGIENAIAGFDGHYVNINKLKYKFSYNFCPSLYGKPKIFIVQACQGDLEQSQTQVVPLTFPGSDSAEGNKESTVLLSPASAVIKYISNCFKSFNVTEDKLNRNPPIMDFMTIKSTIPGFVSLRNACTGTYFIQALCQKMEEEYLISACDGLLPDDKNIRDLEGILRGENGVQSTMNNKIQNKEYRQTISCETYLRKYIVFRRSNQIVFTDDDAKDNDSESSNRRLAERNNFFVNNSAR, from the exons ATGAAACCAGATAATCGTCAGGAAAATGGTGGTGATGGTTCATCCAGTGCTGGACTGGCTGAAGACGGATTACCAGAGCAAGATGAGCCAACTTCTTGTCAAATCAGGATTTCTCTTAACACCAACAATGATGTTTACAG CAAAATTCGAGAGGCGATTCGGAGAGCTAAATCACTGGGTGTGGTTTCCAAAAGTGATAGGTTTAAAGGTAG AGCTTGGGTACGAAATCGTGGCAAACTGAGCTACGACTGCAAGTGGTTGGTGAACAATGAAGGACTCCGGAAGTGCGAGcccaaaatatttttgaactCTCCAAGACAAACATCGTCCAATCGACGTCGAATTTTCCAAGGTTTTCACGAGTACGACATTCCAGTAGCCATCGAGAAAAAACTAATCAGGGAAGATTTGTTGTCTAAAATTGAACGTGAATTTCGTATTCTACGTGAATTGAATATTCACGAAAACTTTATTCGCTATTTCTGCTATGAAACGGATGAAACAAACGATTTTGT GTATATTGCCACAGAGCTGTGCTTGTGCTCTATTGCTGATATCTTTGAACAAAAGTCCGTAAATGTTCCGTTGAAAACGGCCATTTTATCATCCCTAACGGTAAAAGGAATCTTATTCCAGGCAACCAGGGGACTTGACTACCTTCATCAAAATCATTTTGTCCATCGTAACGTAAAGCCGAGCAGTTTCCTTGTGAAGGAAGTCCGGTCGGGCAATGGCTCGATTCGTTACGCAATCAAAATAACAGATTTCCGGTTGAGCAGAATGCTTGATCCGGATAAGGATTTGTCTGGAACTGTTGCGTCGGAAGGGTGGGAATCCCCGGAGAGCCGACGCAAGAATCAGCCACTTCATCAGTCCTTGGATGTGTTTATTCTCGGCTGTTTCTATTACTACATCTTGACTGGAACAGACGATGGGGATGCCAGGCCGACCCATCCGTTTGGTGATGGTGAAGGCGCACGCCTCATGAACATTCGCAATTCGAAATACTTTgtgtacaaagaaaaatggcagcCATCAGGACTACAGAATGAAACTGCTATAGCTTTGATGAAGCAAATGATCCAGTTCGATGAAAAACAGCGGCCAAGCCTTTCGCAAGTACTCGACCATGAATATTTTCGACCACCACTCAAGGAACACTATCCGATATACGATTCTAATAAGCCAGGcctttgtgttatttttaacCAGGAATATTTCTCCGCG CTTCCACATCGGGCTGGAAGTGAACATGATTGGACAAActtaaaatgcattttcttgAAATTGGGTTTTGATGTTGTCGTTCATCACGATTTAATGTCGTATGATATCAAAGGCGAAATGGAAAAACTGGCAGCTAGAGATTTCTCGCAATATGGCTGCCTAGTCGTTTGCCTCTTGTCCCACGGCATAGAGAACGCTATTGCCGGCTTTGACGGGCATTACGTCAACATTAACAAGCTCAAGTACAAGTTTTCTTATAACTTTTGTCCGAGCCTGTACGGCAAACCAAAAATCTTCATCGTACAAGCTTGCCAAGGAGATCTGGAACAGAGTCAAACACAGGTCGTACCATTAACCTTCCCAGGATCAG aCAGTGCAGAAGGAAACAAAGAATCCACCGTGCTGCTGAGTCCTGCATCCGCTGTCATCAAATACATATCAAATTGCTTTAAATCCTTCAACGTCACAGAAGACAAGCTCAATCGGAATCCACCTATCATGGATTTTATGACCATCAAATCAACTATTCCGGGGTTCGTTTCGTTACGGAATGCTTGTACTG GAACCTATTTCATTCAAGCCTTGTGtcagaaaatggaagaagagtATTTAATCAGTGCGTGTGATGGCTTGTTGCCGGATGACAAGAACATTCGGGACCTGGAGGGGATTTTGAGAGGAGAGAACGGTGTTCAGTCCACCATGAACAACAAGATACAGAACAAAGAATATAGGCAAACGATTTCGTGCGAAACCTACCTCAGGAAATACATCGTGTTCAGGCGCAGCAACCAGATAGTCTTTACTGATGACGATGCAAAAGATAACGACAGTGAATCCAGCAATCGCCGACTCGCAGAACGAAACAATTTCTTCGTTAACAATAGCGCTCGGTAG
- the LOC130686699 gene encoding battenin-like isoform X3 has translation MSYSHADEIDHTVPYEDETEVTTQKEKPRNLIAYWLLGLCNNYAYVIMLSAAHDILSEDFQGNSTNPTPSPIVNNNSRDCNPVSTGAILLADVLPSLAMKLTMPFLLTHVRLRVLIVIALSSASFLLVSFSTAQWQAFLGVVFAAISGGLGEVTFLQYSSKYDKNVVSTWSSGTGGSGLFGALSFAALTTAGLSARKTVLLMLVVPALMAITFFFILDHAKRRIKSRDNSDSEPLIEESQSGVKEHTPPISMRSKCRMLPRMARFIIPLGLVYLFEYFINQGFELIYFKGIWLDHHSQYRWLQVDYQLGVFLSRSSVNLFRVNAIWLLAVLQFVNVILLTTEAIFLYIPSIWVVFTIVFWEGLLAGAAYVNTFYRVAHETIPQEKAFAMGITSLAGSVGVSTAGALAVPFHQYLCSLPLINRISKW, from the exons ATGAGTTATTCACATGCCGACGAAATCGACCACACAGTGCCGTACGAAG ATGAAACAGAAGTAACgactcaaaaagaaaaaccccgTAATCTGATTGCCTACTGGCTTTTGGGCCTTTGCAACAATTATGCATATGTCATTATGCTGAGTGCTGCCCATGATATTCTCAGTGAAGATTTTCAAGGAAAT AGCACAAATCCTACACCAAGTCCAATAgttaataataattcaagGGACTGCAACCCAGTTTCAACTGGTGCCATTTTACTTGCAGATGTCCTACCAAGTCTAGCTATGAAGCTTACGATGCCTTTTCTCCTAACTCATGTCAG GTTGAGAGTTCTAATTGTGATAGCATTGAGCAGTGCAAGTTTTCTGTTGGTTTCATTCAGCACTGCTCAGTGGCAAGCATTTTTGGGTGTTGTGTTTGCCGCAATTAGTGGTGGACTTGGGGAGGTTACCTTTCTCCAATATTCATCAAAATATGACAA GAACGTAGTCTCCACCTGGTCATCCGGTACTGGCGGGTCAGGACTTTTTGGGGCATTATCATTTGCTGCTTTAACTACCGCCGGCCTTAGTGCACGAAAGACAGTTCTATTGATGTTAGTAGTACCGGCATTAATGGCAATCACGTTTTTCTTCATACTTGACCATGCAAAACGGCGCATAAAATCACGTGACAATAG TGATTCCGAACCTTTGATAGAAGAGAGTCAATCTGGTGTTAAGGAGCACACTCCGCCAATCAGTATGCGATCCAAATGTCGAATGCTTCCGCGAATGGCTCGCTTTATTATTCCTTTGGGATTGGTTTATctgtttgaatattttatcaaCCAAGGA TTTGAGTTGATATATTTCAAAGGCATATGGCTGGATCACCATAGCCAATATAGATGGCTACAAGTGGATTATCAGCTTGGAGTTTTTCTGTCCCGTTCCTCCGTCAATTTGTTTCGGGTAAACGCCATTTGGCTTTTAGCTGTTTTACAG TTTGTAAATGTGATTCTCCTGACCACCGAAGCAATTTTCTTGTACATTCCTTCCATATGGGTCGTCtttacaattgttttttg GGAAGGACTCTTGGCCGGCGCCGCCTATGTAAATACATTTTATCGGGTAGCCCATGAG ACCATTCCTCAAGAAAAGGC
- the LOC130686699 gene encoding battenin-like isoform X2 — MSYSHADEIDHTVPYEDETEVTTQKEKPRNLIAYWLLGLCNNYAYVIMLSAAHDILSEDFQGNSTNPTPSPIVNNNSRDCNPVSTGAILLADVLPSLAMKLTMPFLLTHVRLRVLIVIALSSASFLLVSFSTAQWQAFLGVVFAAISGGLGEVTFLQYSSKYDKNVVSTWSSGTGGSGLFGALSFAALTTAGLSARKTVLLMLVVPALMAITFFFILDHAKRRIKSRDNSDSEPLIEESQSGVKEHTPPISMRSKCRMLPRMARFIIPLGLVYLFEYFINQGVFELIYFKGIWLDHHSQYRWLQVDYQLGVFLSRSSVNLFRVNAIWLLAVLQFVNVILLTTEAIFLYIPSIWVVFTIVFWEGLLAGAAYVNTFYRVAHETIPQEKAFAMGITSLAGSVGVSTAGALAVPFHQYLCSLPLINRISK, encoded by the exons ATGAGTTATTCACATGCCGACGAAATCGACCACACAGTGCCGTACGAAG ATGAAACAGAAGTAACgactcaaaaagaaaaaccccgTAATCTGATTGCCTACTGGCTTTTGGGCCTTTGCAACAATTATGCATATGTCATTATGCTGAGTGCTGCCCATGATATTCTCAGTGAAGATTTTCAAGGAAAT AGCACAAATCCTACACCAAGTCCAATAgttaataataattcaagGGACTGCAACCCAGTTTCAACTGGTGCCATTTTACTTGCAGATGTCCTACCAAGTCTAGCTATGAAGCTTACGATGCCTTTTCTCCTAACTCATGTCAG GTTGAGAGTTCTAATTGTGATAGCATTGAGCAGTGCAAGTTTTCTGTTGGTTTCATTCAGCACTGCTCAGTGGCAAGCATTTTTGGGTGTTGTGTTTGCCGCAATTAGTGGTGGACTTGGGGAGGTTACCTTTCTCCAATATTCATCAAAATATGACAA GAACGTAGTCTCCACCTGGTCATCCGGTACTGGCGGGTCAGGACTTTTTGGGGCATTATCATTTGCTGCTTTAACTACCGCCGGCCTTAGTGCACGAAAGACAGTTCTATTGATGTTAGTAGTACCGGCATTAATGGCAATCACGTTTTTCTTCATACTTGACCATGCAAAACGGCGCATAAAATCACGTGACAATAG TGATTCCGAACCTTTGATAGAAGAGAGTCAATCTGGTGTTAAGGAGCACACTCCGCCAATCAGTATGCGATCCAAATGTCGAATGCTTCCGCGAATGGCTCGCTTTATTATTCCTTTGGGATTGGTTTATctgtttgaatattttatcaaCCAAGGAGTG TTTGAGTTGATATATTTCAAAGGCATATGGCTGGATCACCATAGCCAATATAGATGGCTACAAGTGGATTATCAGCTTGGAGTTTTTCTGTCCCGTTCCTCCGTCAATTTGTTTCGGGTAAACGCCATTTGGCTTTTAGCTGTTTTACAG TTTGTAAATGTGATTCTCCTGACCACCGAAGCAATTTTCTTGTACATTCCTTCCATATGGGTCGTCtttacaattgttttttg GGAAGGACTCTTGGCCGGCGCCGCCTATGTAAATACATTTTATCGGGTAGCCCATGAG ACCATTCCTCAAGAAAAGGC